A part of Methanothermobacter thermautotrophicus genomic DNA contains:
- the pdxT gene encoding pyridoxal 5'-phosphate synthase glutaminase subunit PdxT — translation MIRIGILDLQGDVSEHLDMTRRTVEKMGIDAEVVRVRTADEASSVDAIIISGGESTVIGRLMEETGIKDVIVQERKPVMGTCAGMVLLADETDYQQPLLGLIDMKVKRNAFGRQRDSFEDEIDILGRKFHGIFIRAPAVLEVGEGVEVLSELDDMIIAVKDGCNLALAFHPELGEDTWLHEYFIKEVLNCVE, via the coding sequence ATGATAAGGATAGGTATTCTTGATCTTCAGGGAGATGTATCTGAACACCTCGACATGACCAGAAGGACAGTTGAAAAGATGGGCATAGATGCAGAGGTTGTGAGGGTCAGGACAGCAGATGAAGCCTCCTCAGTGGATGCAATAATAATATCCGGCGGTGAGAGCACGGTAATCGGCAGACTGATGGAGGAGACAGGGATAAAGGACGTCATAGTCCAAGAAAGGAAACCCGTGATGGGTACATGTGCCGGAATGGTGCTCCTTGCAGATGAAACAGATTACCAACAGCCCCTTCTGGGACTCATTGACATGAAGGTTAAGAGAAACGCCTTTGGAAGACAGAGAGACTCCTTTGAAGATGAAATCGATATACTTGGAAGGAAATTTCATGGAATATTCATAAGGGCGCCAGCCGTCCTTGAAGTGGGAGAGGGAGTTGAGGTTCTCTCAGAGCTTGATGACATGATAATCGCAGTAAAGGACGGCTGCAACCTCGCACTGGCCTTCCACCCTGAACTCGGAGAGGACACATGGCTCCATGAATACTTTATAAAGGAGGTATTGAATTGTGTGGAATAG
- a CDS encoding energy-coupling factor ABC transporter permease codes for MHIPDGIIPLWQCAVYWAVALINIGIFFYIFSKRPQKERRIVGTGLFAAAAAAVSSISVPSPFGVPVHFFLIPLAAILLGPLTAVIVATLCLVIQFFILGMGGLTSMGANILTMGIGLGVGTYAVYSVVRELDRSLAVFTATFMGIMVATVFHIMILLAAGVAGPEMLMATLIPFYIFVGVIEGAANIFIVSFLERMKPELISMERV; via the coding sequence GTGCATATACCTGACGGAATCATACCATTATGGCAGTGCGCAGTCTACTGGGCTGTGGCCCTCATAAACATTGGAATATTCTTCTACATATTCTCAAAAAGACCCCAGAAGGAAAGGCGAATCGTTGGGACAGGCCTTTTTGCTGCGGCTGCAGCGGCTGTATCCTCAATATCTGTACCGTCACCCTTCGGTGTGCCGGTGCACTTCTTCCTCATACCCCTCGCAGCCATACTGCTGGGGCCCCTCACAGCAGTCATCGTTGCAACACTCTGCCTGGTAATCCAGTTCTTCATACTGGGTATGGGTGGCCTGACAAGTATGGGTGCCAATATACTCACAATGGGTATAGGCCTCGGTGTCGGTACCTACGCCGTCTACAGTGTGGTGAGGGAACTTGATCGGAGCCTGGCGGTCTTCACCGCCACCTTCATGGGTATAATGGTCGCCACGGTGTTCCACATCATGATACTCCTTGCAGCGGGTGTTGCGGGTCCTGAGATGCTTATGGCGACACTGATACCCTTCTACATCTTCGTGGGGGTCATAGAGGGTGCTGCCAATATATTCATCGTATCCTTCCTTGAGAGGATGAAGCCAGAGTTAATCAGTATGGAGAGGGTTTAG
- a CDS encoding HEAT repeat domain-containing protein, translating into MQRRENIERLIEQLREGDELMRVQIVELLSEMGEAAVEQLIEALDDSDKSVRRGAAAALGNIGDPRAVKPLIRAMADENKWVRRDVSTALSKMGEEAFEPLLESLSNDDWRIRGAAAWIIGNFQDERAVEPLIKLLEDDSGFVRSGAARSLEQIGGERVRAAMEKLAETGTGFARKVAINYLETH; encoded by the coding sequence ATGCAGAGAAGAGAAAACATTGAGAGGCTCATTGAGCAGTTAAGGGAAGGCGATGAACTTATGAGGGTTCAGATCGTTGAGCTTCTATCTGAGATGGGGGAAGCCGCTGTTGAACAGCTCATTGAGGCCCTTGATGACAGTGACAAGTCTGTTAGGAGGGGTGCTGCAGCGGCCCTGGGTAACATTGGAGACCCCAGAGCAGTCAAACCCCTCATAAGGGCAATGGCCGATGAGAACAAGTGGGTCAGGAGGGATGTTTCAACCGCCCTATCAAAGATGGGCGAGGAGGCCTTTGAGCCCCTCCTTGAGAGTCTCTCAAATGATGACTGGAGGATAAGGGGCGCCGCCGCATGGATCATAGGGAACTTCCAGGATGAAAGGGCGGTTGAACCCCTAATAAAGCTCCTCGAGGATGACAGTGGATTTGTACGTAGTGGAGCTGCCCGTTCACTGGAGCAGATCGGCGGTGAAAGGGTCAGGGCTGCAATGGAGAAACTTGCAGAGACAGGGACAGGGTTTGCAAGGAAGGTGGCCATTAACTACCTTGAAACCCACTAG
- a CDS encoding MFS transporter produces the protein MNEYNDRSLRLYVLIAATLSSFLTPFMGSSINVALPVIALQFKIDAILQTWIPTAFLLAAAIFAVPFGRLSEIYGMKRVFVYGNIIFTVSAILSAFSPSAMALIVFRAIQGVGSAMIFVTGLAILTRVFPPYERGKAIGINTAAVYIGLSMGPVLGGFLTRFLGWQSIFLFTVPVTLIVLAVSLLKIDGEWADAANETFDIPGSISYCIFLFLLMYGFSALPDILGAIMILLSIGAFAVFLKMELSSPSPVFNVRLFRNLRFSFSSLAALINYSATFAVSLLLSYHLQYIKGLDPGSSGLILVTQPIVMALVAPVAGRASDRFNPQTLAGIGMAITALALLSLSILDRTTPVPMIIVSLLVLGLGFGFFSSPNTNAIMGSVERKDYGIASATVSSMRLIGQAFSIGIVTLIFAFLIGRVPISPANYDLLMESTRICFLIFGVLCFAGVFAATAHRNDG, from the coding sequence TTGAATGAGTACAATGACAGGTCACTTCGGTTGTATGTTCTTATAGCGGCAACACTTTCATCATTCCTCACACCCTTCATGGGTTCATCAATCAATGTGGCGCTTCCTGTGATAGCGCTGCAGTTTAAAATCGATGCAATACTCCAGACATGGATACCCACGGCATTCCTCCTGGCAGCAGCCATATTCGCGGTCCCCTTCGGGAGGCTCTCTGAGATATACGGGATGAAGAGGGTCTTCGTCTATGGTAACATCATCTTCACAGTCTCAGCGATTTTATCAGCATTCTCACCCTCAGCCATGGCACTAATCGTGTTCCGGGCAATACAGGGGGTTGGTTCTGCCATGATATTCGTAACAGGCCTTGCCATACTCACAAGGGTATTCCCCCCATATGAGCGGGGTAAGGCCATAGGTATAAACACGGCAGCAGTCTACATTGGCCTCTCAATGGGGCCGGTCCTCGGAGGATTCCTCACAAGGTTCCTGGGATGGCAGAGCATATTCCTCTTCACAGTACCTGTAACACTCATCGTCCTGGCGGTGAGTCTACTTAAAATTGATGGTGAATGGGCTGATGCCGCAAATGAAACCTTTGATATTCCAGGCTCCATATCCTACTGCATATTCCTCTTTTTGCTCATGTATGGATTCTCAGCCCTCCCGGATATCCTGGGGGCCATCATGATACTCCTGAGCATAGGGGCCTTCGCTGTTTTCCTCAAAATGGAGCTCTCATCACCCAGCCCGGTTTTCAATGTGAGGCTTTTCAGGAACCTCAGGTTCAGCTTCTCAAGCCTGGCAGCCCTCATAAATTACAGTGCAACCTTTGCAGTATCCCTCCTCCTGAGCTACCATCTCCAGTATATCAAGGGCCTTGATCCAGGATCAAGCGGCCTCATACTGGTGACACAGCCCATCGTCATGGCCCTGGTGGCGCCAGTGGCGGGCAGGGCCTCTGACAGGTTCAACCCCCAGACACTCGCAGGCATCGGCATGGCCATAACAGCACTGGCGCTCCTCAGCCTCAGCATCCTTGATAGAACCACGCCGGTTCCAATGATAATAGTCTCTCTCCTTGTCCTTGGTCTGGGCTTCGGGTTTTTCTCGTCACCCAACACCAATGCAATAATGGGCTCCGTTGAGAGGAAGGACTATGGTATTGCATCGGCCACCGTCAGTTCCATGAGGCTCATAGGCCAGGCCTTCAGTATAGGTATAGTGACACTTATCTTCGCATTCCTCATAGGAAGGGTCCCAATCTCCCCTGCAAATTATGACCTCCTCATGGAGAGCACAAGGATATGTTTCCTCATATTCGGTGTGCTGTGCTTTGCGGGGGTCTTCGCTGCAACTGCCCACAGAAACGATGGTTAA
- a CDS encoding glutamate synthase-related protein: MPFKVERKEEVCKRNFDRPGCCWYMCDNRDESLCANCYSCYNNCPHDVYEIINGEPVPIRHENCVGCRICEEMCPNNAIEVNAVPEDRRNVWSFADLLEIERKSREGSYKVRGCGAVRRIPTFDDLVIIPAQVSRPPIDKYREPCNTRVVIGDRYAENPLELDTPIMIAAMSFGALSKEAKIALAMGATLAGTATNTGEGGMLPEERRYASKLIAQYASGRFGVSAEYLNNSEAIEIKIGQGAKSGMGGHLLAEKVTAEVSRIRMIPEGTDALSPARHMDIVGPEDLSMKISQLREITDWKVPIMVKFTSGRVADDVKIAAKAGADAVVVDGMQGGTGAGPDVVTEHSGIPTIAAIVEADEALKEVNLRDEVSLIAAGGIRSGADVAKAIALGADAVYIGTAALVSIGCRVCQMCYTGTCRKGIATQDPRLRKRLDYVEAGKNVARYIEAMTEEVCMLTQQAGNTDVSKLEKDDLRALTVEASALTGVKLAGMESPARF, encoded by the coding sequence ATGCCTTTTAAGGTCGAAAGAAAGGAAGAGGTATGTAAGAGGAACTTTGATCGTCCCGGCTGCTGCTGGTACATGTGCGATAACAGGGACGAGTCACTCTGCGCAAACTGCTACTCATGCTACAACAACTGTCCGCATGACGTATACGAGATAATAAACGGGGAACCCGTACCAATAAGGCATGAAAACTGCGTCGGGTGCCGCATATGTGAGGAGATGTGCCCCAACAATGCAATAGAGGTTAACGCTGTTCCAGAAGATCGCAGGAACGTGTGGTCATTTGCTGATCTGCTTGAAATAGAGAGAAAATCAAGGGAGGGCAGCTACAAGGTCAGGGGCTGCGGTGCAGTCAGAAGGATACCCACCTTCGATGACCTTGTCATCATCCCGGCCCAGGTATCCAGGCCACCCATAGACAAGTACAGGGAGCCCTGCAACACCAGGGTCGTGATAGGTGACAGGTACGCCGAGAACCCCCTTGAACTTGACACACCCATCATGATAGCCGCCATGTCCTTCGGCGCCCTCAGTAAGGAGGCCAAGATAGCCCTAGCCATGGGCGCCACCCTCGCAGGAACAGCCACCAACACGGGTGAAGGTGGAATGCTCCCTGAGGAGCGCAGATACGCCTCCAAGCTCATCGCACAGTACGCATCAGGCCGCTTCGGCGTATCAGCAGAGTACCTCAACAACTCAGAGGCCATCGAGATAAAGATAGGCCAGGGTGCCAAGTCAGGTATGGGTGGACATCTGCTGGCAGAGAAGGTCACAGCAGAGGTCTCAAGGATAAGGATGATACCTGAGGGCACCGATGCACTGAGCCCTGCCAGGCACATGGACATAGTGGGTCCCGAGGATCTGAGCATGAAGATATCACAGCTGCGTGAGATAACAGACTGGAAGGTCCCCATAATGGTCAAGTTCACCTCTGGAAGGGTTGCAGATGATGTGAAGATAGCTGCAAAGGCAGGCGCAGACGCCGTAGTTGTGGATGGTATGCAGGGCGGTACAGGGGCCGGCCCCGATGTTGTAACCGAGCACTCAGGTATACCCACAATCGCAGCCATAGTGGAGGCAGATGAGGCACTCAAGGAGGTCAACCTCCGTGATGAGGTGAGCCTCATCGCTGCTGGTGGTATAAGGAGCGGGGCCGATGTTGCAAAGGCCATAGCCCTCGGTGCAGATGCAGTGTATATAGGTACAGCAGCCCTTGTGTCAATCGGCTGCCGTGTCTGCCAGATGTGCTACACAGGCACCTGCAGGAAGGGCATCGCAACCCAGGACCCACGCCTCAGGAAGCGCCTCGACTATGTGGAGGCAGGTAAGAACGTTGCAAGGTACATAGAGGCGATGACAGAGGAGGTCTGCATGCTCACACAGCAGGCAGGTAACACAGATGTGAGCAAACTTGAAAAGGATGACCTCAGGGCCCTTACAGTTGAAGCATCTGCACTCACAGGGGTTAAACTGGCGGGTATGGAGTCACCAGCCAGGTTCTAA
- a CDS encoding GXGXG domain-containing protein, whose product MREAIIDAGSKTPREVNRAIKSLAADNDRIIVKNPNAMHYIGAGLTGDVELIIDGSAGYFAATMIHGPRVRINGNTGWFPADNMTEGEVVVEGSAGDGVGQGIYGGTVVVKKSAGSRTGEIMKNGTIIIGGNSGFMTGLFMMGGRIIVLGDLAEDAGESIIRGTIYVRGEIKSLGKNAKVEDINPEDEEELRETLTSYGFNLEDEDYKAFRKIVPRSKRPFYGEESEEG is encoded by the coding sequence ATGAGGGAAGCAATAATTGATGCAGGATCAAAAACCCCGAGGGAGGTTAACAGGGCAATAAAATCCCTCGCAGCCGACAACGACAGGATAATCGTTAAAAACCCCAACGCAATGCACTACATAGGCGCAGGCCTTACCGGGGACGTTGAACTCATAATCGACGGGTCAGCAGGATACTTCGCAGCCACCATGATCCACGGCCCCAGGGTAAGGATAAATGGTAACACAGGCTGGTTCCCTGCAGACAACATGACAGAGGGCGAAGTGGTAGTGGAGGGCTCAGCAGGTGACGGTGTGGGCCAGGGAATCTACGGGGGAACCGTTGTTGTTAAAAAAAGCGCCGGTTCAAGGACAGGCGAGATAATGAAAAATGGGACCATAATCATAGGTGGAAATTCAGGTTTCATGACAGGCCTCTTCATGATGGGTGGCCGCATAATAGTACTCGGAGACCTTGCAGAGGATGCAGGTGAGTCCATCATAAGGGGAACCATCTATGTAAGGGGCGAAATAAAGAGCCTCGGAAAGAACGCCAAGGTTGAGGATATAAACCCGGAGGATGAGGAGGAACTGAGGGAAACACTCACCAGTTACGGATTTAACCTTGAGGATGAAGACTACAAGGCCTTCAGGAAGATCGTCCCAAGGAGTAAAAGACCATTTTATGGTGAAGAATCGGAGGAAGGATAA
- a CDS encoding Coenzyme F420 hydrogenase/dehydrogenase, beta subunit C-terminal domain: protein MTRTYAMVGTPCQITAATLMDRYTGDFPVELKLGLFCMENFSYTYLKKLAEEEGIDLADVSEFRIEKGRLWFHLNDGSKISVPLERARSAMRKNCTVCMDFTSEQSDISIGSVGSPEGWSTIIIRTEKGHELIEKARKAGYIETKPLTERGIRILEKLASGKKEENLQEIKRRESVARPVLYWRVMPDEEYLEEVTDYQFDDLRSDVIDVGACVLCGACVASCPENIVSIKDRKPEVHGECPEGCNACYVACPRTYVPDSIIGHDSASTPLGEYIEFLSARAPMFRGQDGGVVTALLTYALREGIIEGALVVDRDHEKPWKPLPVLAEEPQDIVKAAGTKYSACPLLKILKE, encoded by the coding sequence ATGACCAGAACCTACGCAATGGTTGGAACACCCTGCCAGATAACAGCAGCCACACTCATGGACAGATACACAGGGGACTTTCCGGTTGAACTCAAACTCGGACTCTTCTGCATGGAAAACTTCTCCTACACATACCTCAAAAAACTCGCCGAGGAGGAGGGTATTGACCTTGCAGATGTATCAGAGTTCAGGATAGAAAAGGGCCGGCTCTGGTTCCACCTTAACGATGGAAGCAAAATTTCAGTCCCCCTTGAAAGGGCGAGATCCGCCATGAGGAAGAACTGCACAGTGTGCATGGACTTCACATCAGAACAGTCCGACATATCCATAGGGTCAGTGGGATCACCTGAGGGATGGTCAACCATAATAATAAGGACAGAGAAGGGACATGAACTCATTGAAAAGGCCAGAAAGGCAGGATACATTGAAACAAAACCCTTAACAGAACGGGGAATCAGGATACTTGAGAAACTTGCATCAGGTAAGAAGGAAGAGAACCTCCAGGAGATAAAAAGAAGGGAATCCGTTGCAAGGCCGGTCCTCTACTGGAGGGTGATGCCGGATGAGGAATACCTGGAGGAGGTAACTGACTACCAGTTCGATGATCTGAGATCTGATGTTATAGATGTCGGTGCCTGCGTCCTCTGCGGTGCCTGCGTGGCCTCATGCCCGGAGAACATAGTCAGTATAAAGGACAGAAAACCAGAGGTTCATGGTGAGTGCCCGGAGGGCTGCAATGCCTGCTATGTGGCATGCCCCAGAACCTACGTACCCGACAGCATAATAGGCCATGACTCAGCATCCACACCCCTTGGTGAATACATTGAGTTCCTCTCTGCGAGGGCCCCAATGTTCAGGGGCCAGGATGGGGGTGTTGTAACAGCCCTCCTCACCTACGCCCTCAGGGAGGGAATCATTGAAGGGGCCCTGGTTGTTGACAGGGACCACGAAAAGCCATGGAAACCTTTACCTGTACTGGCAGAGGAGCCCCAGGACATTGTGAAGGCCGCGGGAACCAAATACTCAGCATGTCCATTACTGAAAATTTTAAAGGAATAA
- a CDS encoding isocitrate/isopropylmalate family dehydrogenase — translation MYRITVIPGDGIGVEVMEAALHILDALDMEFEFTHAEAGNECFRRCGDTLPEETLKLVRKADATLFGAVTTVPGQKSAIITLRRELDLFANLRPVKSLPGVPCL, via the coding sequence ATGTACAGGATAACGGTTATACCAGGTGATGGGATCGGCGTGGAGGTAATGGAGGCAGCCCTCCACATCCTTGACGCCCTTGACATGGAATTTGAATTCACACATGCAGAGGCCGGTAATGAGTGCTTCAGGCGCTGCGGTGACACGCTCCCAGAGGAAACCCTGAAGCTCGTAAGGAAGGCTGATGCAACCCTATTCGGTGCTGTGACAACTGTACCAGGACAGAAGAGCGCCATAATAACTTTAAGGCGTGAGCTGGACCTTTTTGCGAATTTGAGGCCTGTTAAGTCCCTTCCTGGGGTCCCCTGCCTCT
- a CDS encoding glutamine amidotransferase family protein, which produces MCGIAGVVYKDGKLHSAGADMTRMLHALQHRGPDSAGFAIYGGLGLDENEYLLNIEVKDKPGLLDMVKEKVELVSPIGSDEVIPSVENHIIYRCRITLESFSQLKPLIMDIDSLEDVIVLNGSHSFEMIKDVGSVLEIADRYDTWSKKGTHAIGHTRFSTESIVDRYHAHPFQSYIIPDITVVHNGQITNYWKIRDPLERKGHIFETNNDTECIVHYVADKLASGYSLEEALEQSVRDMDGPFSYIVGTPQGVGIAKDQLGLRPGVMAENDEVFAVASEEVSLREVMDTSEVEQISPGEVRVYEI; this is translated from the coding sequence TTGTGTGGAATAGCGGGAGTGGTCTACAAGGATGGTAAACTGCACTCAGCAGGGGCAGACATGACAAGGATGCTCCATGCACTGCAGCACAGGGGACCCGACTCAGCGGGATTCGCCATATATGGAGGTCTTGGTCTTGATGAAAACGAGTACCTCCTTAACATAGAGGTTAAGGATAAACCAGGACTTCTTGACATGGTTAAGGAAAAAGTTGAACTGGTAAGCCCCATAGGGTCAGATGAGGTCATACCCTCAGTTGAGAACCACATAATCTACCGGTGCAGGATAACCCTGGAATCATTCTCACAGCTCAAACCACTCATAATGGATATAGACAGCCTGGAGGACGTTATAGTACTGAACGGTAGTCACTCATTTGAGATGATAAAGGATGTGGGTTCGGTTCTTGAGATAGCGGACCGCTACGACACCTGGTCAAAGAAGGGCACCCACGCCATAGGCCACACAAGGTTCTCAACAGAGAGCATAGTGGACAGGTACCATGCCCACCCCTTCCAGAGCTACATCATCCCTGACATAACAGTCGTACACAACGGCCAGATAACAAACTACTGGAAGATAAGGGATCCACTGGAGCGCAAGGGCCACATATTCGAGACAAACAACGACACAGAGTGCATAGTCCACTACGTCGCAGATAAACTGGCCTCAGGATACAGCCTCGAGGAGGCCCTCGAGCAGTCTGTAAGGGACATGGACGGTCCCTTCTCATACATAGTGGGAACACCCCAGGGTGTGGGGATAGCCAAGGATCAGCTCGGACTGAGGCCCGGGGTGATGGCAGAAAACGATGAGGTCTTCGCAGTCGCATCAGAGGAGGTCTCCCTCAGGGAGGTCATGGACACAAGCGAGGTTGAACAGATATCCCCCGGAGAGGTAAGGGTCTACGAGATATGA
- a CDS encoding CDGSH iron-sulfur domain-containing protein: MKRIKVLRNGPYLVEGSVPLYEEVIVTDEEGHTREFVERRQFPLRERYVLCRCGASGDKPYCDGTHSSIGFEGTETASLKPYIERARVFRAGDLELTDVPELCDHSRFCLRAGGIRELLRRGDRESIQTAIEEAMICPSGRLVLWDRKTGKPYERDYEKSIVVIHDKQKKCEGPLWVRGGIPIESADGREYEVRNRVTLCRCGLSDNKPFCDGSHWMTAEEKLEFKRKWGIE; encoded by the coding sequence ATGAAGAGGATAAAGGTGCTCAGGAATGGCCCCTACCTTGTTGAGGGCTCAGTACCCCTCTATGAAGAGGTTATCGTAACCGACGAGGAGGGCCACACGAGGGAATTCGTTGAGAGGAGACAGTTCCCACTTAGGGAGAGGTATGTGCTCTGCCGCTGCGGAGCATCAGGGGATAAGCCCTACTGTGACGGTACACACAGCAGCATAGGGTTTGAGGGGACCGAGACAGCATCACTGAAACCCTACATTGAGAGGGCGAGGGTCTTCAGGGCAGGTGACCTTGAACTCACTGACGTACCCGAGTTATGCGACCATTCAAGGTTCTGCCTCAGGGCCGGAGGTATAAGGGAACTCCTGAGGAGGGGTGACAGGGAGAGCATACAGACAGCCATAGAGGAGGCCATGATCTGCCCATCCGGCAGGCTGGTCCTATGGGACAGAAAAACAGGTAAACCCTATGAGAGGGACTATGAGAAATCCATAGTGGTCATCCACGATAAACAGAAGAAGTGTGAGGGCCCACTCTGGGTTAGGGGAGGTATACCCATAGAATCTGCTGATGGAAGAGAGTATGAGGTTAGAAACAGGGTTACCCTCTGCCGCTGCGGTTTATCTGATAACAAACCCTTCTGTGATGGAAGTCACTGGATGACTGCAGAGGAGAAACTCGAATTTAAAAGAAAGTGGGGGATTGAATAG
- a CDS encoding malate dehydrogenase, translating to MKVSIIGSTGRVGRATALCLAEEEAVKTLHLISRKESVEQNVGEVLDMSDALAAKGVSVRLENSADIENVHGSKIVVITAGVPRTADMDRDDLAFENGRIVAEYARQIARFAPDSIILVVTNPVDVMTYVALRYSGFHPSRVFGLGNHLDSLRLKNYMARHFNVHVSEVHTRVIGQHGPYMVPLISSTSIGGIPIEHYARRDYFSGYKKFDLKKTIDKVINAGSNIISRKGATEYGPAFAISNIVTTILNDERRILTVSTLMEGEIDGIRDVCLGVPVKLGKNGIEGVVPVLMDRDEREAFREAANHVRNSTRRVMEFLEGELPL from the coding sequence TTGAAGGTAAGTATAATTGGGTCAACGGGACGTGTTGGAAGGGCAACAGCCCTCTGTCTTGCAGAGGAGGAGGCTGTGAAGACCCTGCACCTCATATCAAGGAAGGAGAGTGTTGAACAGAACGTCGGTGAGGTCCTTGATATGAGTGATGCCCTGGCAGCCAAGGGCGTTTCAGTCAGGCTGGAGAACTCAGCAGATATTGAAAACGTCCACGGGTCAAAGATAGTCGTGATCACTGCGGGTGTTCCCAGGACAGCGGATATGGACAGGGACGACCTTGCCTTTGAGAACGGTAGGATAGTTGCAGAGTATGCAAGGCAGATCGCAAGATTCGCCCCGGATTCAATTATACTTGTTGTAACAAACCCTGTGGATGTGATGACATATGTTGCCCTCAGGTATTCAGGGTTTCACCCAAGCAGGGTCTTCGGCCTCGGAAACCATCTTGACTCCCTGAGGCTGAAGAACTACATGGCAAGGCATTTCAATGTCCACGTGAGTGAGGTCCACACAAGGGTTATAGGTCAGCACGGTCCCTACATGGTCCCACTCATAAGTTCAACCTCCATAGGGGGCATACCCATAGAGCACTATGCCCGTAGGGACTACTTCTCAGGTTACAAGAAGTTTGACCTCAAGAAGACCATAGACAAGGTCATCAATGCAGGGAGCAACATCATAAGCAGGAAGGGGGCCACCGAGTATGGACCTGCCTTTGCAATATCCAATATAGTCACCACAATCCTGAATGATGAACGCAGAATACTAACGGTTTCAACCCTTATGGAGGGCGAAATCGATGGTATAAGGGATGTTTGCCTCGGCGTGCCTGTTAAACTGGGTAAAAACGGTATTGAGGGTGTTGTACCTGTCCTTATGGATCGTGATGAGCGGGAGGCCTTCAGGGAAGCTGCTAACCATGTTAGAAACTCCACCAGGAGGGTTATGGAGTTCCTTGAAGGGGAACTTCCACTATAG
- a CDS encoding lipopolysaccharide assembly protein LapB → MLLHLNLLSIFDSLRNDQSALRHYKKKLHEYQEHEAEVLIDIGVIYLDRGEIERAVKNFEEALETYRKLKFPEGVAYTSELLGDSLMALREFDNAMEHYSEALSIYSDLNPPLAEELREKIYEAGKIRETLVPQDPPEPESVEETSENHGLDSETLALFRFSDRLLEFIEGFEDYAVCWENRDIEALEESLKSATVIRDRPTEGLINLLIGRYHLEEGEIYDALKFIKRATRIFRDAGDSRGAAVALVMMGVILFIMDERENLYTVFKEALEIFRALEMGEAESVTMKIINTLSRM, encoded by the coding sequence ATGCTGCTTCATCTTAACCTTCTCAGTATCTTTGATTCCCTGAGGAATGATCAGAGCGCCCTCAGGCACTACAAGAAGAAACTCCATGAATACCAGGAGCACGAGGCAGAGGTCCTCATAGATATCGGTGTCATCTACCTTGACCGTGGAGAAATTGAAAGGGCTGTTAAGAACTTTGAGGAGGCCCTTGAGACCTACAGGAAACTTAAATTCCCTGAGGGAGTTGCCTATACCTCAGAACTTTTAGGTGATTCCTTAATGGCTCTGAGGGAATTTGATAATGCAATGGAACACTATTCAGAGGCCCTCTCCATATACTCTGACCTGAACCCACCCCTTGCAGAGGAACTCAGGGAGAAGATCTATGAGGCTGGTAAGATAAGGGAGACGCTTGTTCCTCAGGACCCCCCTGAACCGGAATCAGTTGAGGAAACATCAGAGAACCATGGACTGGACTCAGAGACTCTAGCGCTCTTCAGGTTTTCAGACAGATTACTGGAGTTCATTGAAGGCTTTGAAGATTATGCAGTCTGCTGGGAGAATCGTGACATTGAAGCCCTGGAGGAAAGCCTTAAATCAGCGACTGTTATACGTGACAGGCCCACGGAGGGCCTCATTAACCTCCTCATCGGAAGGTATCATCTGGAGGAGGGTGAGATCTACGATGCACTAAAGTTCATTAAGAGAGCCACAAGGATCTTCAGGGACGCCGGGGACTCCAGGGGTGCTGCAGTGGCCCTGGTGATGATGGGGGTTATCCTGTTCATCATGGATGAGCGGGAAAACCTTTACACTGTATTCAAGGAGGCCCTTGAGATATTCAGGGCCCTTGAAATGGGGGAAGCTGAATCGGTGACCATGAAGATAATAAACACCCTCAGCAGGATGTAA